A genome region from Apus apus isolate bApuApu2 chromosome 2, bApuApu2.pri.cur, whole genome shotgun sequence includes the following:
- the NPVF gene encoding pro-FMRFamide-related neuropeptide VF, which produces MKIISSKKFILFALAAVVFLTSNSKCLGEQMKFGLQSREDDDDKYYEIKDSSLEEKQRSLNFEEMRDWGSKNIIKMNPPTVNKMPNSVANFPLRFGRNYPEERSIKPIANLPLRFGRAFGDNIPRQAPKVSRRLGRSPLVKSYSQSLLNLPQRFGKSLSTNLFRDIQDSEPGI; this is translated from the exons atgaaaataatttcatccaAGAAGTTTATTCTCTTTGCTTTAGCTGCAGTGGTCTTTCTAACATCAAATAGTAAGTGCCTAGGGGAACAGATGAAGTTtggtctgcagagcagagaagacGATGATGACAAGTATTATGAG attaaagaTAGTAgcttggaagaaaagcagagaagtctCAATTTTGAAGAAATGAGAGACTGGGGAtcaaaaaatatcattaaaatgAACCCTCCTACAGTAAACAAGATGCCAAATTCAGTCGCTAATTTTCCTCTTAGGTTTGGAAGAAATTATCCAGAAGAAAGAAGCATTAAACCAATTGCTAATTTGCCTCTGAGATTTGGGAGAGCTTTTGGAGACAACATACCTAGGCAAGCTCCAAAGGTATCACGCAGGCTTGGGAGATCTCCACTAGTTAAAAGTTACAGTCAATCACTTCTAAATTTGCCACAGAGATTTGGGAAATCACTGTCTACCAATCTATTTCGAGACATTCAGGATTCTGAACCAG GAATATGA